In a single window of the Diospyros lotus cultivar Yz01 chromosome 10, ASM1463336v1, whole genome shotgun sequence genome:
- the LOC127811890 gene encoding gibberellin 2-beta-dioxygenase 2-like has translation MVVAAPPQILAEKIRETDLPIIDLSGERSEVSKLIVKACEEFGFFKVTNHGVSQDVINEMEAESFRFFARPAAEKQLAGPANPYGYGCKNIGFNGDFGEVEYLLLSANFLSISHRSKSISNDPLKFSSAVCGYVEAVRGLACEILDMMAEGVGVPQASSSVFSSLIRAVDNDSVFRLNHYPPLREAPDHVRRHHHHRVGFGEHSDPQLLTILRSNNVGGLQISPEDGVWIPVSADPTSFSVNVGDALQAMTSGRFVSVRHRALANSQEVRMSMAYFAAPPLHARIAAQPELTGRRRECLYRPFTWGEYKTVTYSLRLGERRLNRFKADEGDEII, from the exons ATGGTGGTGGCCGCTCCGCCCCAAATTCTAGCCGAAAAGATCCGAGAAACAGACCTTCCAATCATCGATCTCTCCGGCGAAAGATCCGAGGTCTCGAAGCTCATCGTCAAAGCCTGCGAAGAGTTCGGCTTCTTCAAGGTGACCAACCACGGCGTCTCTCAGGACGTCATCAATGAGATGGAAGCGGAAAGCTTCCGCTTCTTCGCCCGACCTGCCGCCGAGAAGCAGCTCGCGGGGCCGGCCAATCCCTACGGCTACGGATGCAAGAACATTGGCTTCAATGGCGATTTCGGAGAGGTCGAGTATCTTCTTCTCAGCGCCAACTTTCTCTCCATTTCCCAcagatccaaatccatctcgAACGACCCATTGAAATTCAG TTCTGCAGTGTGTGGTTACGTTGAAGCAGTTAGGGGTCTGGCATGTGAGATCTTGGATATGATGGCAGAGGGAGTGGGGGTCCCACAGGCATCATCATCAGTGTTCAGCAGCCTAATCAGGGCCGTCGACAATGACTCCGTCTTCAGGCTCAATCACTATCCGCCTCTCCGGGAAGCACCGGATCACGTTCgccgccaccaccaccaccggGTTGGCTTCGGCGAGCATTCTGACCCCCAGTTGCTGACCATTCTGCGATCAAACAACGTCGGCGGCCTCCAGATCTCGCCGGAGGACGGCGTCTGGATCCCTGTTTCCGCCGACCCCACCTCCTTCTCTGTCAATGTGGGTGACGCCTTGCAG GCGATGACGAGTGGAAGGTTTGTGAGCGTGAGGCACAGAGCGCTGGCCAACTCGCAGGAGGTGAGAATGTCGATGGCGTACTTCGCGGCCCCGCCATTGCATGCGCGGATCGCCGCTCAGCCAGAGCTGACTGGCCGCCGCCGGGAGTGTCTGTACAGGCCCTTCACGTGGGGTGAATACAAGACGGTAACCTATTCTCTCCGGCTTGGAGAGCGCCGTCTCAACCGCTTCAAAGCAGACGAAGGTGACGAAATCATCTga